Within the Nitrospira sp. SG-bin1 genome, the region CTCACGGAATAAAGGAATTTGTTATTGGTCTTGGCTATAAAGGTGAGATGATCAAGGACTACTTCCTCAACTTCTATGCGTTCAACAAAGATATTTCGGTCGATCTTGGGAGTGGGAAAACAACCATTCATGATGGGAAACAGCATGAAGACTGGAAGGTGCATCTCGTGGATACCGGTCTACATACTCAGACGGGAGGCCGGCTTAAGCAGTTGGAGAAATGGATAGGCGATGAAACGTTTCTATTTACATATGGAGATGGAGTGTCCGACGTCGATATTCAGGCCACCATCAAGTTCCACAAATCTCATGCGAAGTTAGCCACCGTGACGTCGGTTCTTCCTCCTGCGAGATTTGGACGGCTTGTGTTTGATCGAGATCGTATCATCGAATTCACAGAGAAACCTCATGGCGATGAAGGGTGGATCAATGGTGGCTTCTATGTCCTGGAGCCTAAAGCCATTGATTACATCAAAGGTGACGAGACGGTATGGGAGAGGGAGCCAATCGAACGACTGACGAAAGATAATCAATTGATGGGCTATCGGCATGATCGTTTCTGGTCCTGCATG harbors:
- a CDS encoding glucose-1-phosphate cytidylyltransferase — translated: MKAVILAGGWGTRLSEETTLRPKPMVEIGGKPILWHIMKIYAAHGIKEFVIGLGYKGEMIKDYFLNFYAFNKDISVDLGSGKTTIHDGKQHEDWKVHLVDTGLHTQTGGRLKQLEKWIGDETFLFTYGDGVSDVDIQATIKFHKSHAKLATVTSVLPPARFGRLVFDRDRIIEFTEKPHGDEGWINGGFYVLEPKAIDYIKGDETVWEREPIERLTKDNQLMGYRHDRFWSCMDTLKEKNYLEELWQSSKAPWKIW